The Vigna radiata var. radiata cultivar VC1973A unplaced genomic scaffold, Vradiata_ver6 scaffold_131, whole genome shotgun sequence genomic sequence ATCCCACATTTTGTAAGTTCAATCCCTTTTTTACTTGAATTTCAATGAGAATCTCATGTATAAtaagtttgtatttttgtttcttttggcTTTGTGATAAAAGAATGGTATAACaagttagtatttttatttcttttggatTTGTGATAAAAATAGAATGGAAAAGCACTAACAATGAATGAAGTGTAATAATATAAAGGTGGTAAAACTCAAAGTGGTGGTAGATGTGTAATGGAAGAAGTTAGAGTAAAATAACAAGAACACTGAAGtaaattggaaaaagaaaattaccaaGAAAAGTAAAGGAACttgtaacataaataaataaatgaaaatggtgatcaaattataataatcaacATTAGATTAGTTATTTTTCCTGTTCGTGGTGTTTTAAAATGTATGTATTGTTCAACAGTTAGTCATTTTTGTAAAAGACCAGAATTCAGAATGTAGACCTTTGGACATGTAATAAGATCCACTTGGGTGGTTTGAATGCTCTTGATGGCTGCAATTGAATCCTTCATTGTCTAAAGGGGAGATATTCACTTGCAAAAGACTCTTCAACGTTTAAGTCAGTAAGAGAGTTTTAGAGTCTATGAATATAGTAGTGAGTATGATAATGTGATTGTACTCCCTAGAGAAATACCACATGTATTAATAGGGTTTTTAGATCCTacaaaatttttcataaaaaataaagataataaaaactTACCATAAATCATGATGATAATAACAATATTCTTTAACCATGTTAACCATgtattttgttgatatatggTTGTTCATAAATCGATAAGTGTATCGAATCGTATTGAGTAACAAACATAgtaagaccaaatatcgtttcctaagagactcacgacttaaacaattatgtgatttcttgattaaataagacttgagaacaaattcatttggtttaaaatgcaaacaaaagtaaacatgaatgcaattttgatcaattgacaagaTAACGCAAAGGTGAATGATTTGTAAATtatggaatgaatatgttgttggggtttcgaTTTCTCCAATCCACTCTCATacatataagaattcttctttttcgTTAATGTTAATGTtactttctaatttatttaaaacctgatgtctcggcgaagaaagcttatccttaattactagtttacaatgtcttgtctccctagcaattaattctACATTACAtacgcacagaagcttaaggcaaccaAGCGTTCTATctctatgtctaggcaatagttcccTTGGGAGAAATTCCCCAGATCTAGATTCCCTCGTATGTGTCCACATCAAcgaaatcaattatcatgctatgaatgagttatACAAAGCaatgcatagagtatagaggaaaaaccctaacaattaatgaaagaagcatttgtaaatataaatcaattcaaatacatgagagtttcaaaggattacatcttcccccaacaacaaatggaatttagttccccattaacatggagaaactagatgaacaatgTAAATGAGTGAGATAGAAAAACgctaaaagttgaagatggaagctcccgcatccaaatctGCCTCCAAAGAATGAAAGGGTGTATTTTTATGccttttttatcaaaagataCAATGCCTAGGACTtccaagtccttaaatagatcgaaataaaaaatagaaatacaacCCAAGCCCGTATCGCCAGCGCTCAGCACCCCACTTAGGGTGCCTGGGCGTCATCCAGAAACATATGGCGCTCAGCTACATTTAGAAGGGCAAGCAAGCGTGGTGCGACTGGAGGAAGTGGCACTCAACGGCCCAAAAAGGGTGCCTAAGTGCGAGCCCGAAGCTTTCTGCGCTAAGGGCCTAAAAAAAGGGCAATCAAGCATGAGGCAGTGAGTTCTGGCGTTGAGGGCCCCTGAAAAGGGCACTCAAGCGTCCTGCGATCCTCCTTTATGATGCTTTTCCAGTCCTTcctgagttccaactccttggtgcttcaactcttcttccaaatcatctcaaATTCATGCTAAAATAAGGGAATCTAGCTATAAAATCATTAGATTCACCTTCAACTCtattattcacacaacttaaacaaaatcatgatttcaagtaggtttctaagtcaaaaaggttgcatttagtatcaaaattaagtcacAGATAATGGTAATTTCAACCTTTATCAATggtataaatgaatatttatgatGTAATCAAACTATTGAGATTTGaccatatattttgttaatatacgACAACTATACGAACAAATTTCTCTGTTAATGTTATTTAGCCACTTTAGACCAATAATGTTGAATTGGCCTTATTGAGCCAAACTCTTTAGTATATTTGTTAAGTTGAGTATGTGCACAATCCCCCCAAACTCGTAAGTTTGATTGGCATGTAGAGTGAACTTGTTACGACTGTAACTGACCCATTGGTGAGTTCTAGCTGACTTTATATTTGGAGGTGGAGTGGTCGTTTAGTTAGATTGCATGTGGTTGTCTTTGACCATGATGAACTTAGGTCGTCTTTGGTTAATTAGTACTtgtaaaaactttgtttttttttctacttttgataCTTGTTAATTATGAATCAATTAATGATTATGGAATTTCTATTGCTTTTTGTATATGTATGGCTTATGCACATGTGATGAGTGCATAGTTTAGTCTTTAATCTTCGattcttaattggtttttttaatttaaaaaaatattataattagaattttttataatttggtttattgagcatgagatacaaaaacatgttgGAAATAGCTTTTTAGTTGCATAAGTGTTCTTTGGATATTTTAAAGTGTGTTAGCGCAGTAGCTAAGTTGAGCTCATGGAAGTATGGAATTAAATTGGGTAAATTTTCATAACACGTTAAAGATAAATCtaagaatagaaaataattaaaaccacaAGTAGTCAAGTCAAGCATTGCATGAAAAAGGCAAGAAAAGTacgaaaaagtgaaaaaatttggctaagttaGGAAGAGGGAACAGGGCAACAAAAATTGAACCTTgcaattttttctattttctctacAAAAAGGCTTTCATAATTGATAAAGGTTTGggataaaagataatttggaaaaaatatatctttagatattttatttgatatttttaaataattacattatttaactatatcaataaatatcaaaagataatatttatcaaattttttgaaTCTAGGAAAGACcttgtcaaatatttttagatttccacaataatcaattatatcttaaaaatattggattatttataagataatcAGAAGATATTACATTTTAAGAACGAAGATTACAATAATTGGAAAAGCCTGAAACAAAGTCCAGTCCAATTTCTATATATAAGGGGGAGCTTAGGAACCCTTTGGGGGACCTAATTTTTTCCTCTCCACCATTTTTCACATTCTCCaccctttcttcttctatttttatgttatttctacaTTTCATAGAGTGTTAAGCCTCTAGAGTTGATTCcgttataatttcttaattggatTCTGAGGTTAGACGATACAAGATgccttgttaagtccctggcaagtgtatcagatcgttatcaagtaatataaatgggtaagtccaagtatcgtttcccaaaggactcttaggccttacttttcatgtaaactaatcgcataagacttgagaaaagaattagattaaggttttaatgcaaagaacaaaagtaaacatgcaaatgcagtgattcaattggcttaaaaaaactatggatgaatggagttgttggggtttacaatttcatcttatccaccctcatatatctactcttcttatttaattagcttatttatcaatttgtcatgcaaactttcttggtctacccttaacccaatcccttggtgaaaaaagcctattactaattaccggcttgctatccctagcttcccctaacaattaataatgcatgataaacggaattcccccagttcatgacattactgtacgttcctgtatcaataaagacaagcaacagttatcgaatgagttaaatgataaaagcattaaattcaggtgaggaacccaacaattgataaattaagcatatgcaagcatataaactaaataagaatttggatatatgagagtttcaaaagattacattgttcccaaaaacctagggtttagttcaccataaccatggtgaaactagatgaagtatgatgaaagaatggaagaaataaccctaaatttggtagattgaagcctaagcatccaaggaacctcctccaaggtgtgtggaatagctctggacatttctctctgccaaaagaatgagttttgattcgcactggggctatatataagcccaaaaagataacagaaagattatagaatctagctaataaaatcagacaaccgcccaggcgcctaagtaaaacACTCAGCGGTTTCCATCTAGCCGTTTGGACCGCTCAGTGGTTAGTTTTGttgctgagcggtttccctctaatcgctctggacgctcagcgatccattctggcgctcagcggctcacttgacccttttTTTAAtcgtttttcttcctctttcacgggtctaagtccaccttactttacttccatctttaattgaccttaaaaccctgcaaaacaatgtaaaaacaagcataatatctctaaaaccaacttttgactctcacatgactcaactaagtgttttacttgattttaagctcattctaagccataaagggtgtgttttgatatcaaatttatgtatgaaaataacggtttttagactgttatcaatGCCCTAGGCTCGTTCATACACAGAACTGGAAATGAACCTTCTAAGAGCATCTTCTTGTTAAAACGAAATCAATGGATACATTAGTATGAGAAAGAGGTGAAGGCAAATGAAGACTTGAATGAGTAGGTGATGATGAAGTGATGTTTAGTGGTTTTAATAATGAATGAAGTTATGTAAGTCTGTAGATAGGATAACCTCCAACGTGAATGAAAGGAGGTTTCATAGATAAGGTTGAATGCTTAAAATGGAAGACATGGTTCAGTGAGTGATAGGAGAAATTTGAAacaagagaaatctgaaacagggGAAATTGGTGTGAATTATGGTGCAGATGGTGTGATTGAGTTAGGACTAAATGCCTAGCTAAGGAGGAAGGCTAGAGGAAACTCTCAAACTCTCTCACAATGATTTTCAAGAGGAGAAAGATTGCTCTGGAGTGATCTCAACATAGTCTCTTTACTACAATCTCAAAAGTGTGATATACAAGTTATGAGCATGGTGTTTAAAGATGACCCAATGCTCTGGAAAGTGTCTATGCTTGGTTAATCATCATTTGTAACTTAAGGATTAAGTGCCAAGTGTACAAAGTGTTAAAAATGTGAGAAAACACGTGGGACGTAAGCCAGTAACGCGGTGTAGATTTAGGATGTCAACGCTGAATGGAACGGGGGTTGGCGTGGAGCGGTACTTTGGTAGCAAGGCATGTATGAAGCTCCTGGATATGCTAGCACTGGACGAACAACTGCTTCCACTGGGCAGGGTCCCTTGATGGCTAGGCGAGCTCTAGCTTGCACTAGTCGAAACTAGTTGCTTCCAAATGATGGATTTAGTCCATTTTTCCCTCTTTTGATGCCTCTACacttttcttttgtattcttCTCATCATATTACAAGTGTTATAATTTCCTAATTGGATTCTGAGGTTAGATGAATATAATGGTTTGCTCTTGTTAtgatttatctttatatatgtctttttcttcttaattaagtaaaagtaatgatttttatactttgGCAAGTTAGCATGGTGTTAAatctacataacatatcaatcatatgagTTAAAGGGTTTTCAGTTTTAATTGAGAACTTACCATTGattaaagttagaaactttcatgTAATGAAATGGGTTTTTTTGCCAATAATTGAAAATACACTTTAATTAAAGGTGAAAACTTTAATgagaattaatcaagaatgtatTTTGGTTAATTAGTTTTTCACTTAATATAAGAggtaaaataatatacataataaGGCATAGTAatgtttaattgagaatgtacctTGGTTAGATTTACTATGATTAATCTACAAAGTTATTGTTTTTACACTACAGGAAAAGTGCTGATTACCGAGGGCCTTTTATCGAAGGCTTTAGAGCCCTCGGTAATGACTTGGTGAATTTAATTACCGACGGTGTAAGAGCCTTCGGTAATATCCTCCATTAATTTTTCCCGTTCCACTCTATTCCCGCTCTGCAAAACATTCTCACCAACGGCTCGTCCCTTCTCCAAAATCAAAAATGCTAAACCCTAGCTAGTAGAAGACTTGGTTTTTGCTCGAAGACTTGCGTGAAGACTGGCTAGGAAATCGTTCGACAAGTGCTTTGCAGTGATTTCTCCGACGACGTGTATATTACTTTCgttctcattttctttcaattccttGCACGAAACCCCTTCTCATTTTCCCCCAATTTGATAAATGTCTTGCAGAATCTTGGTGGGTAGGAGGCTCCATTAGGTTTGAATCGTGGTGGGACTAGGGTTTGGTGGTTGGCGGAGGCTTCGTGGTTCGTCGACGTGGGCGTGAGAAGGCGACGATGCTTAGGAAAGGCTCGCTGGTCTGTTCAGCGAGGTGAAAGTTTGGTGCAGCTCTAAGCTTGGACGAATAAGCCGTCTCGTCTCTGCAAATCGAACCAGGTTTTAAATTATTTGCGAAACCCCTATTTGCTAATATATCTTGATTTCAACTGGTTATATTTTCTGGATGGATGCTCGTTCTTCTCGTGTGGACTTGAGAAGTGAACAAGTCATAACGATGTTGCACTTACCGAGTAGACCTTACATTTGTTAGTGCCTCCTTTAGCTACTGTCTCACCTTTATAATAGAGAAATTAGTGAAGCACAACCTCTCATTCATGCTCAACTCAAATCTATCTTTTGCTTGTTCATAAGATGAGACAATTTGGACTTTGTATTTTTTAGGAAGATTTTCTTTTAGATCCTATTTTCGATTTCTAAACTCTATTTCTAGGAATCTAAGTTCCCAATATTGGCAAGTCCATTTTGAAGTCCGAATCTCCCTCAAAAGGTTAGGTTTAGTGGTACTTAACAAGATTAATACTAACAACATGTTGCATATTCAGAGGCCTCATGTGGCCCTTTCTCCTGATATTTGTACTTGTGCAGACCCAGTTTAGAAATTGTATCCATCTTTCCTTGAATTGTAAATTAGCCACTTTCCATTGAAATAATCTTTAAGTATTCCTAGATAAGCATTATGTGAATGTGTTTCACAACTTTGGTTTGGAGCCCTTTTTGGTGGTTTAGAATAAAGGTTATGGTAAAAAGGAAGGAAGCTCAAAACTGTATAGCTGTTTATGCAACGTACAGTAGTGTGCTGTTTATTTATAGCCACTTTCCCTTGAAACAATCTGTATGGATTTTGCAGCCGTGTGCTGTTTATACAAGATGCTTACACTTTAAGAGTGTTTCTTTTCCCTTGAACTTGTTGTGGGATAGGATTATGTCTGTGGCCTCTTTTTGGTGTTTCTCATGGTTGTTTCCTTTGGTAGCTTGCATTGACTTATATGAACTGCAGCTTTGTTGCATTCTTGAATCTTCAGATGTGTTGTTGTCTGCAGTATATCTCTGTCCCTAGTTGTATTCTTCTATGCTCtctaataaagtaattttttatattaaaaaagttaagttgTGGAAATTTAAACACGGTGGTGAGATCTCAAGAATGAGATTGCTCGAAATTTTAGGGTAATTGCTTGACTATTCTATCAGTTtagattgattaaaaaaattacgatgaaatttcatcataaaaattGCAAATGATATAATAGGGAAGGGATACAGATTTCTATGTTAGTATTTTTGTGACTAGAATGAAATGGTGGAAAGAACTGAGATGTGTGAAAATAAGttctttttctcaatatttataAAGGAGTTGATGTAGAATGCATGACAAGTGTAAGTCATCGGATGACAAATTGCCATATGTGTGGTTCTGCATTGCCCAATGTTTcaattcttaaattttcattacacATTTACAACACTANNNNNNNNNNNNNNNNNNNNNNNNNNNNNNNNNNNNNNNNNNNNNNNNNNNNNNNNNNNNNNNNNNNNNNNNNNNNNNNNNNNNNNNNNNNNNNNNNNNNNNNNNNNNNNNNNNNNNNNNNNNNNNNNNNNNNNNNNNNNNNNNNNNNNNNNNNNNNNNNNNNNNNNNNNNNNNNNNNNNNNNNNNNNNNNNNNNNNNNNNNNNNNNNNNNNNNNNNNNNNNNNNNNNNNNNNNNNNNNNNNNNNNNNNNNNNNNNNNNNNNNNNNNNNNNNNNNNNNNNNNNNNNNNNNNNNNNNNNNNNNNNNNNNNNNNNNNNNNNNNNNNNNNNNNNNNNNNNNNNNNNNNNNNNNNNNNNNNNNNNNNNNNNNNNNNNNNNNNNNNNNNNNNNNNNNNNNNNNNNNNNNNNNNNNNNNNNNNNNNNNNNNNNNNNNNNNNNNNNNNNNNNNNNNNNNNNNNNNNNNNNNNNNNNNNNNNNNNNNNNNNNNNNNNNNNNNNNNNNNNNNNNNNNNNNNNNNNNNNNNNNNNNNNNNNNNNNNNNNNNNNNNNNNNNNNNNNNNNNNNNNNNNNNNNNNNNNNNNNNNNNNNNNNNNNNNNNNNNNNNNNNNNNNNNNNNNNNNNNNNNNNNNNNNNNNNNNNNNNNNNNNNNNNNNNNNNNNNNNNNNNNNNNNNNNNNNNNNNNNNNNNNNNNNNNNNNNNNNNNNNNNNNNNNNNNNNNNNNNNNNNNNNNNNNNNNNNNNNNNNNNNNNNNNNNNNNNNNNNNNNNNNNNNNNNNNNNNNNNNNNNNNNNNNNNNNNNNNNNNNNNNNNNNNNNNNNNNNNNNNNNNNNNNNNNNNNNNNNNNNNNNNNNNNNNNNNNNNNNNNNNNNNNNNNNNNNNNNNNNNNNNNNNNNNNNNNNNNNNNNNNNNNNNNNNNNNNNNNNNNNNNNNNNNNNNNNNNNNNNNNNNNNNNNNNNNNNNNNNNNNNNNNNNNNNNNNNNNNNNNNNNNNNNNNNNNNNNNNNNNNNNNNNNNNNNNNNNNNNNNNNNNNNNNNNNNNNNNNNNNNNNNNNNNNNNNNNNNNNNNNNNNNNNNNNNNNNNNNNNNNNNNNNNNNNNNNNNNNNNNNNNNNNNNNNNNNNNNNNNNNNNNNNNNNNNNNNNNNNNNNNNNNNNNNNNNNNNNNNNNNNNNNNNNNNNNNNNNNNNNNNNNNNNNNNNNNNNNNNNNNNNNNNNNNNNNNNNNNNNNNNNNNNNNNNNNNNNNNNNNNNNNNNNNNNNNNNNNNNNNNNNNNNNNNNNNNNNNNNNNNNNNNNNNNNNNNNAATTTTCTACGTCTCTAGTGTCCTGATGAGTGGCTTCTTCAAATTGCATGTGGCATCAAGGTATTGTGCCTTacctttatatattttgtttgtactacaaataagattttgattttgattcctACTTTCTGGTATAACATAAAACTTTCTGCTTGTGGCATAATCAGTGTGTTAATGACTAGAAAAATCAGCTTATATTAGGCTTGCCTCAAAATGATATTTATGCACTAAATGGGGCAATTCAAGCAAATCTTGagttgataattttaatttcttttgNANACTATTGTGCTTGTACCGGTTCTTCCACTAGGGGTTTTGNAGNTTGGTTCATTTGAAGAGGTACGTATATATAGTATTTGAATCCTGACCCAGACAGGCTGTGGCTTTTACAATTAAAATGGTACCCTAATGCATGCATATTTATTACTCTTGTCTACAAATTCTTACAATCTTGTCCCCCACCATAAATTTTGGATTTCTGTTTTGAAAAAAGATCttgaattttgtatttgattcctCCTTTAAAGTGGTGAACTTTAGATGATAAAATATGTTGAGCTATAACAGTGGATTTTGGTCTATTTCACCCATTTTGCATATCTGCTATGNCTCCTTTTGAGGTGTTTCCTTCTGCACCCTGTAAATTTCTTTGGCGCCTTTCATGCATTTTAAAATCCTATTCATAGGTGAACATAAGGAGTGTCCACGAAGCTGTAGTGATTGGTGCTGCTTTGTCTNTGTCATCTTCTGCATTTGTCCTACAGGTATCTGTTTGTATAATTTGTTCACCTTGTTTGCATGAAAGACATGATGTTGATGCTGATGTAtctatttatactttaatgGAAACTTTGTTGGCAATAGTTTGTAAATATGTTTCTTTGATCATTAAATANTTCGAATATTGAGATATCACCATCATGATGCTATTGATAACCATCACTATATGTGTCTTACATCTTCAATAATCATGCTATGCAAGATGATGCATCCATCTTAgtatattcatattaaatagTACTAACNGCTACAATTTAGACAGTAAAATTGATGGCAAATAAATAGGACTAAAGCTTAAATCGATGGCAATCATAGGGATCAAATAAATAGTTTCAAACACACCAGACTATACAATTTGCAAATNATTCTTGTTCTCTGTATCAAACCCAATATTCTTCTCATTTAATCTCCTTTGTCTTTTCCAATGgttcaaaaacagaaaaatacaCAAACAAATTATTTAGGGCTAATCATGAAAACCTTTGGCATATCATCTGCAGGGTAATAGTTATTTGCTAGATGCTTTAAAACCTTGCTAAAAGAACTTCTTATCAATTACTTTCCACTAAACTAAAATCTCTCGTACTACCAAAATGATAATCATACCAGACAAGTCTAAAACAGTCTCCACATTGTGGTTAATGCACTGGACAGAAAACATATCTACAAGCCCTTCAAGTTCCCTTCCTAAATCAAATTTTGCATCTTCTAGGACCAGTTTTCCAGATTCCACCTAAAGTATTTATAGTGTTAGGAAACTTTTGGCAGCAGTGCAGAGGTAAAGGGTTGAACAAGATTGTTTGGCCAATGTGTCACCTTACTCAGATCCAAGATGTTGTTAAGAAGACGGAGCAGANCAGAGCATTTTCTTATTTGAGTCACGGTTGAATATTGTTCATTTGTGAGACAGTCATGAGATATGAGAATGTCAAGCAACCCGATTACTGCTGCCATACGTGGTTGGTGTGTTGCAATACAAACCAAGCCTAGGGGTCGCATTGAGTCAAATGATGTTGAAGACGATATCCCTTTCCAAGTTGATGAAATGACAcatggaaatgaaattattgaagttgaaGGTGTATCTGCATTGCAAGACTTcgatggtgatgatgaagagTTAGAAGGACAGGTACAAGAACATGAAGAAGAANGAGAAGAACAAGATGAAGAACAAGACGACGATGAAGAAGAACTTCAAGATgacgaagaagatgatgatgaagatgatgatgatgactatGATGATCANAGTGACGCATCAAACAACGATGACaatgaggatgatgaagacGATTGAATTAATGAAATGCTTGTATTTTGACATTTCTATGATtcacaattatataatattaaatcatttattaaatacaaattgtCTACTTTGCGTTTAATtgtctattatttatttatatattttaaattacagtaATGTCAGGACAGGAGCCTTCACGTCCTGACAAGGGCAAGACGGTAAAAAAGGCTAGGAAGGCGAAGTACGTTGTTAGAGTTCCNAAGGAGATACCATTCTCCAATGCCAGAGCTCGACCAGATGTTGGATGCTCACGTCGACCACCACCCTCTTCTACGATGCCCACACCTTCTGTCGGGCCCACACCTTCTACTATAGGGCCCACTCCTTCTACTATAGGGCCCACTCCTTCTACTATAGGGCCCACTCCTTCTACTATAGGGCCCACTCCTTCTACTATAGGGCCCACACCTCCTACTGTAGTGCCTACTCCTTCAGTGGTAGGGCAAACACCATATATTCATCCCTCTTCTATCCCCACACCACCTTCTATACCATCTCCAGATGTACATCAGCCATCTGCTGATGTTGCTGATGTTGCTGATTCTGCTGATACTGCTGATTTGGATGATCCTGCTCCTCATGATCGACCATTCATTGAGCCGTGCGGAAAAGGGTAATACCATATATTCTTCTTAGTCTTGTATTTTGCATTAAATTGTTGATCTTACTATGTTTGTACATTCATAACTTTCTTACATTCATATTTCAGGTTTCTTCCTTCTAGAGTTGCTTCACAGGCCATCACTAGGACTATTAAGCAACAATTTCTGCAGCCTTGGGCATCATGGGGAGTAATCTCTGACGACGATAAAAAGCTATTTTGGGAGAGATTTAAGGTAAAACCATGTCTTACTTAATCATCTTGCATCACCATATTCAAATAGGaatttcatttgctttattttaacattatctattgTAACAGCAAAAGGTACAGTGGGCAGCTGAGCATGAAACACAAATTCACAAAAACTTtaacatgaaagcatctcaccGATTATCAGAAATGTTTAGAGATGCCCGGCTCGCAGGACAACGCCCTTATTGGGTGGGGGAGCACATATGGAATTCATTGTTGGCGCATTGGAATACGCCACANTATCGCATTAAATGTGCTACCGCCCAGAAAAATAGGGCATCAGAAAAAGGTGGTGCACTGCATACTGGAGGATCCATCACCACACATGAACATGCGATTCGTATGGTAAAAATCTTGAttcttttcttatcaataaCTCAATAATATCATgtactttgaaattaatatatatatgtgtcattcatatgttttaaattattacagGCAGCGGCGCTTGGACGGGCTGTTCATGTTGATGAAGTCTTTACACAGACTCATATTCGCAAGGGGACTGGTGAATATGTCGATGAGAGGTCTCGCAAGACCATTGtaagtaaactttttaacaacattcaattttgtactcttttttcacactttcaaattaatgttactgatgttttctatcttatttaacAGGAAGATTTTTCTGCGAGATTGACACAGGCAACACCAGAGGGGGGATCTGGTGCTGATGAAGAAATGATCAGGACCCAATGNTGGGTTGATACAGTCGGGGGAAAAAAGAAAGGACGACTGTATGGGGTAGGGCAACTTGCCTCTCATTATAGTGCTGGAAGAGGAGGCATATTCAGACATCAACCATCTACCTCTACCACATTTGACCCCAACAATGTCGTCAGCAAAGATGCTTATGATTCACTTTTAGCCAGATTTGAAAATCTGGAAAATCTGGTTAGGACATTGGTTCCTCAGCAAGGACATACCGCCCCATCATCATCCCAGCAGCCTCCTTTCCAGACCACGGTTGTGCAAGACGAAGATag encodes the following:
- the LOC111241066 gene encoding vegetative cell wall protein gp1-like, encoding MSGQEPSRPDKGKTVKKARKAKYVVRVPKEIPFSNARARPDVGCSRRPPPSSTMPTPSVGPTPSTIGPTPSTIGPTPSTIGPTPSTIGPTPSTIGPTPPTVVPTPSVVGQTPYIHPSSIPTPPSIPSPDVHQPSADVADVADSADTADLDDPAPHDRPFIEPCGKGFLPSRVASQAITRTIKQQFLQPWASWGVISDDDKKLFWERFKVKPCLT
- the LOC106753482 gene encoding uncharacterized protein LOC106753482 → MKASHRLSEMFRDARLAGQRPYWVGEHIWNSLLAHWNTPXYRIKCATAQKNRASEKGGALHTGGSITTHEHAIRMAAALGRAVHVDEVFTQTHIRKGTGEYVDERSRKTIEDFSARLTQATPEGGSGADEEMIRTQXWVDTVGGKKKGRLYGVGQLASHYSAGRGGIFRHQPSTSTTFDPNNVVSKDAYDSLLARFENLENLVRTLVPQQGHTAPSSSQQPPFQTTVVQDEDSDDSDDRDDPNPDGYHRF